A genome region from Phoenix dactylifera cultivar Barhee BC4 chromosome 18, palm_55x_up_171113_PBpolish2nd_filt_p, whole genome shotgun sequence includes the following:
- the LOC120104388 gene encoding UDP-N-acetylmuramoyl-L-alanyl-D-glutamate--2,6-diaminopimelate ligase MurE homolog, chloroplastic-like has protein sequence MAFVAPFSFPQCSPSPPLLFCSPSLLPPSLSKLYHSVLSLRRSLPTPSATTRDSNFHPASPEKHTKFQPSRPHGLALTSDDRTHEETPTTLLHKRAEAENSSPALCSERSSAYKTEHKHRMTLAELLDRSGVLPVSVYGNLDVSVAGIQHDSREITVGDLFVCCAGSKTDGHLYLSEARDRGAAAVLADKEIGKDEILGYCEALVVVEDTNSLLPVLAASFYGHPSRSLSVVGITGTNGKTTTASLVKSVLEAAGSRTGMLGTLGYYIHGDNKLEAPNTTPGAATVQRLMAEMVGNGTDALVMEASSHGLEMGRCDEIDFDVAVFTNLTRDHLDFHGTEEEYRKSKGKLFARMVDPRRHRKVANIDDPSASYFIAQGNADVPVVTFAMEDENADVKPLELELSLFATRAMIGTPQGMLEIGSGMVGRYNVYNILAAVSVGIAVGAPLEDIAKGIEGVKGVPGRCELIDEGQSFAVVVDYAHTPDALSRLLDAMRELGPRRIITVFGCGGERDMGKRPLMTKIACDKSDVVILTSDNPRNEDPLDILDDMLMGVGWTMQDYLQHGGNNGHPMLPNGHKLFVHDIRRVALQAAAAMGEEGDIIVVAGKGHETYQIEGDKKKFFDDREECREALHYVHELHQAGIDISELPWVLLRHAALIFSSKEIEAQYKLTDPE, from the exons ATGGCTTTCGTTGCTCCCTTCTCCTTCCCTCAGTGCTCTCCCTCCCCACCTCTTCTCTTCTGCTCTCCTTCTCTCCTCCCGCCTTCCCTCTCCAAACTCTACCATTCCGTCCTCTCCCTTCGCCGAAGCCTTCCCACTCCCTCTGCCACCACACGAGACTCCAACTTCCACCCCGCTTCTCCCGAGAAACACACCAAGTTCCAGCCTTCCCGGCCTCACGGCCTCGCCCTGACCTCCGACGACCGGACCCATGAAGAGACTCCAACCACATTGCTCCATAAAAGAGCAGAAGCCGAGAATTCAAGCCCAGCCCTTTGCTCTGAGAGGTCCTCTGCTTATAAAACAGAACACAAGCACCGAATGACCCTCGCCGAACTCTTGGACAGGAGCGGAGTCCTGCCCGTGTCCGTTTACGGCAATTTGGATGTATCCGTCGCCGGAATTCAGCATGATTCGAGGGAGATCACTGTCGGAGACCTCTTTGTCTGCTGTGCCGGGTCGAAGACCGACGGCCACCTGTATCTTTCCGAGGCTCGCGACCGAGGAGCTGCGGCGGTGTTGGCGGACAAAGAAATCGGTAAAGACGAGATCTTGGGTTATTGCGAGGCTCTTGTCGTAGTGGAGGACACCAATTCGTTGCTTCCTGTTCTTGCTGCATCCTTCTACGGGCATCCTTCGAGGAGCCTCTCTGTAGTTGGGATCACAGGAACGAATGGCAAGACGACGACGGCCAGTTTGGTCAAGTCCGTCCTCGAGGCAGCTGGGTCGAGGACTGGGATGTTGGGCACCCTGGGGTACTACATCCATGGCGACAACAAATTGGAAGCTCCCAACACAACCCCTGGTGCTGCAACAGTACAGAGACTGATGGCTGAGATGGTGGGCAATGGGACTGACGCGCTCGTTATGGAGGCTTCCTCTCATGGGCTGGAGATGGGAAGGTGTGATGAAATAGACTTCGACGTCGCAGTCTTTACGAACTTGACAAGAGACCACCTTGACTTCCATGGGACTGAGGAGGAGTACAGGAAGAGCAAGGGGAAGCTGTTTGCGAGGATGGTCGATCCCAGGAGGCATCGGAAAGTTGCGAACATCGATGATCCAAGTGCTTCTTACTTCATAGCGCAAGGGAATGCAGATGTCCCTGTTGTCACCTTTGCCATGGAGGACGAGAATGCCGATGTGAAGCCTTTGGAGTTGGAGCTTTCGCTGTTCGCGACACGGGCCATGATCGGCACGCCGCAGGGGATGCTGGAGATTGGTTCTGGGATGGTGGGGAGGTACAATGTCTACAACATTCTTGCAGCTGTTTCCGTCGGGATTGCGGTGGGAGCGCCATTGGAGGACATAGCGAAGGGCATTGAGGGGGTGAAGGGCGTTCCAGGGAGGTGCGAGCTAATTGACGAGGGGCAATCATTTGCGGTGGTAGTGGACTATGCTCACACCCCGGATGCTTTGTCCAGACTTCTGGATGCCATGAGAGAGCTTGGTCCACGGAGAATTATCACTG TCTTCGGATGCGGTGGAGAAAGAGATATGGGAAAGAGACCTTTGATGACAAAAATTGCATGCGACAAAAGCGATGTGGTTATCTTGACATCCGATAATCCAAGGAACGAAGATCCAT TGGATATCTTGGATGACATGTTGATGGGAGTTGGATGGACCATGCAAGATTATTTACAACATGGTGGAAATAATGGCCACCCAATGCTTCCAAATGGTCACAAGCTTTTCGTTCATGACATCAGAAGAGTAGCTCTGCAAGCAGCAGCtgccatgggagaggaaggagatatCATT GTTGTTGCAGGTAAAGGCCATGAAACATATCAAATTGAAGGTGATAAGAAGAAATTTTTTGATGATAGGGAAGAGTGCAGAGAAGCATTGCATTATGTACATGAGCTGCATCAAGCAGGGATAGACATCAGCGAACTCCCATGGGT GTTACTGAGGCATGCAGCATTGATATTTTCTTCAAAAGAGATCGAAGCTCAGTATAAACTAACAGATCCAGAGTGA
- the LOC103698595 gene encoding dihydroxy-acid dehydratase, chloroplastic, protein MQSLAISSPFLNLSPCPIETPSPRRLLHLRPPIFPLRASSSAEHGQVVESPPPPPPTVPPAPYKLNKYSSRITEPKSQGGSQAVLYGVGLSDDDMKKPQVGISSVWYEGNTCNMHLLRLAEAVREGVREAGMVGFRFNTIGVSDAISMGTRGMCYSLQSRDLIADSIETVMGGQWYDANISIPGCDKNMPGTIMAMGRLNRPSIMVYGGTIKPGHFQGHSYDIISAFQCYGEFVSGSISDDQRMNVVRNSCPGAGACGGMYTANTMASAIETMGMSLPYSSSTPAEDPLKLDECRLAGKYLLELLKMDLKPRDIITEKSLRNAMVIVMALGGSTNAVLHLIAISRSVGLRLTLDDFQKVSDKVPFLADLKPSGKYVMEDLHKIGGTPAVIRYLLENELLDGDCMTVTGKTLAENAKHFPALTEGQQIIRPLENPIKSTGHIQILYGNLAPEGSVAKITGKEGLFFSGPALVFDGEESMIAAISENPVSFKRKVVVIRGEGPKGGPGMPEMLTPTSAIMGAGLGKECALLTDGRFSGGSHGYVVGHICPEAQEGGPIGLIQNGDIITIDVVKRRMDVELTEEQLAERRKKWSPPAYKSTRGVLYKYIKNVQPASRGCVTDE, encoded by the exons ATGCAATCGCTCGCTATCTCCTCACCCTTCCTCAACCTCTCCCCTTGTCCCATCGAAACCCCGAGCCCCCGCCGCCTTCTACACCTCCGGCCTCCCATCTTTCCCCTCCGCGCCTCCTCCTCGGCCGAGCATGGCCAGGTCGTCGagagccctccacctccgccGCCTACGGTCCCTCCCGCCCCCTACAAGCTCAACAAGTACAGCTCCCGAATCACGGAGCCCAAGTCCCAGGGCGGATCGCAGGCCGTCCTATACGGCGTCGGCCTCTCCGACGACGACATGAAGAAGCCCCAGGTGGGGATCTCGTCAGTGTGGTACGAGGGTAACACGTGCAACATGCACCTCCTCCGGCTCGCCGAGGCTGTCCGGGAGGGCGTCCGCGAGGCCGGCATGGTGGGGTTCCGCTTCAATACCATTGGGGTTAGTGATGCTATCTCCATGGGCACGCGAGGCATGTGCTATAGCCTGCAGTCGAGGGATCTCATCGCCGATAGTATTGAGACCGTCATGGGCGGCCAGTGGTACGATGCCAACATTTCTATCCCTGGGTGTGACAAAAAT ATGCCAGGTACAATTATGGCAATGGGACGGCTTAATCGACCGAGTATAATGGTCTATGGTGGAACCATTAAG CCTGGTCACTTCCAGGGCCATTCTTATGATATAATATCTGCATTTCAG TGTTACGGAGAATTTGTAAGCGGGTCAATCAGTGATGATCAAAGAATGAATGTGGTGCGCAATTCTTGTCCTGGAGCAGGGGCTTGTGGTGGCATGTATACTGCAAACACCATGGCATCTGCTATTGAAACAATGGGCATGTCACTTCCTTACAG CTCTTCAACCCCGGCTGAAGACCCATTAAAGTTAGATGAGTGCCGCTTAGCTGGGAAGTATCTCTTGGAATTGTTAAAAATGGATTTGAAGCCTCGAGACATTATCACTGAGAAATCATTACGAAATGCCATGGTCATTGTTATGGCACTAGGTGGGTCTACTAATGCTGTGCTGCATTTGATTGCTATATCTAG GTCTGTAGGTTTGCGACTGACTCTTGATGATTTTCAGAAGGTTAGTGACAAGGTCCCTTTCCTTGCGGATCTCAAGCCCAGTGGTAAATATGTCATGGAAGACTTGCACAAG ATTGGAGGAACGCCTGCAGTGATTCGCTATCTTTTGGAGAATGAGCTTTTGGATGGAGACTGTATGACTG TCACAGGGAAAACTCTTGCAGAAAATGCCAAACATTTTCCTGCTTTAACTGAAGGACAG CAAATAATACGACCACTCGAGAACCCCATCAAATCAACAGGACACATTCAGATACTTTATGGGAATCTTGCTCCAGAGGGTTCTGTAGCAAAAATAACAGGCAAAGAAGGGTTATTTTTCTCTG GTCCTGCACTTGTTTTTGATGGTGAGGAGTCTATGATTGCGGCAATTTCAGAAAATCCTGTGAGCTTTAAG CGCAAGGTCGTCGTTATCAGAGGAGAGGGACCGAAGGGTGGACCAGGCATGCCTGAAATGCTAACACCAACAAGCGCAATAATGGGTGCTGGTCTTGGAAAG GAATGTGCCTTGCTTACGGATGGTAGGTTTTCTGGGGGGTCACATGGTTATGTTGTTGGCCATATATGCCCTGAAGCACAG GAAGGTGGCCCAATCGGCCTAATTCAAAATGGAGATATAATCACCATTGATGTTGTAAAGAGAAGAATGGATGTTGAATTGACCGAGGAACAGTTGGCTGAGAGGAGGAAAAAATGGAGTCCACCAGCTTACAAATCCACCCGAGGAGTGCTGTACAAG TACATCAAGAATGTGCAACCTGCTTCAAGAGGATGCGTTACAGATGAATAA
- the LOC103698580 gene encoding signal peptide peptidase-like 1 isoform X2 produces MESLWRLTYLLDPASLALMLTAIFVTFASASRALDHGKEMERNLDFSEASITLDRSQALMIPLASSCSLLLMFYLFSSVSHLVTAFTAIASASALFFCLSPYAAYIISQFNLMDPYVSRCCSKSCTRSQGILLLLCIGTVVAWLVSGHWVLNNLLGIAICMTFVSHVRLPNIKICALLLVCLFVYDIFWVFFSERLFGANVMVSVATQKASNPIHTVANSLSLPGLQLIAKKLELPVKLVFPRNLMGGLIPGSTAGEYIMLGLGDMSSCICICFSCTQISNVLNPSLMGLQSSSMRPDNSWPPLRLL; encoded by the exons ATGGAGTCGCTATGGAGGCTTACATACTTGCTGGATCCTGCATCCCTCGCTCTCATGCTGACAGCAATTTTTGTGACCTTTGCATCGGCTTCCCGAGCTCTGGATCATGGCAAGGAGATGGAGAGGAATCTAGACTTCTCAGAGGCATCCATCACATTAGACCGGTCCCAAGCACTCATGATCCCTCTAGCGAGCTCTTGCAGCCTTCTGTTAATGTTCTATCTTTTCTCGTCGGTGTCCCACCTTGTCACTGCCTTTACAGCCATTGCCTCAGCCTCTGCGCTCTTCTTTTGTCTCTCCCCTTATGCTGCCTACATCATTTCCCAGTTCAATTTAATGGACCCATATGTCTCCAGATGCTGCTCCAAGTCTTGTACACGCAGCCAAGGAATTCTATTGCTGTTATGTATAGGAACTGTGGTGGCTTGGCTCGTTTCCGGGCATTGGGTTCTGAACAATTTATTGGGCATTGCCATATGTATGACATTTGTTAGCCATGTACGGCTGCCAAACATTAAGATCTGCGCATTGCTTCTTGTCTGCTTATTTGTGTATGATATTTTCTGGGTCTTCTTCTCGGAGAGGCTTTTTGGAGCGAATGTTATGGTCTCGGTTGCAACACAGAAGGCTTCTAACCCAATCCACACTGTGGCCAATAGCTTGAGCCTTCCGGGGTTGCAATTGATAGCAAAGAAGCTAGAGCTGCCTGTTAAGCTTGTCTTTCCGAGAAATTTGATGGGTGGGCTGATTCCTGGGAGCACTGCTGGCGAGTACATAATGCTGGGCCTTGGAGACATG TCTTCATGCATTTGTATATGTTTTTCATGCACCCAAATTTCAAACGTACTCAATCCAAGTCTGATGGGCTTACAGTCTTCATCAATGAGACCTGACAATTCTTGGCCTCCATTGAGACTCCTCTAA
- the LOC103698580 gene encoding signal peptide peptidase-like 1 isoform X1, translating to MESLWRLTYLLDPASLALMLTAIFVTFASASRALDHGKEMERNLDFSEASITLDRSQALMIPLASSCSLLLMFYLFSSVSHLVTAFTAIASASALFFCLSPYAAYIISQFNLMDPYVSRCCSKSCTRSQGILLLLCIGTVVAWLVSGHWVLNNLLGIAICMTFVSHVRLPNIKICALLLVCLFVYDIFWVFFSERLFGANVMVSVATQKASNPIHTVANSLSLPGLQLIAKKLELPVKLVFPRNLMGGLIPGSTAGEYIMLGLGDMAIPGMLLALVLCFDHQKHREMDISSGTSSSKRHKYIWYALSGYAVGLITALAAGILSQSPQPALLYLVPSTLGPVIFLSWLRNELRELWEGARPISNDKAHSMEV from the exons ATGGAGTCGCTATGGAGGCTTACATACTTGCTGGATCCTGCATCCCTCGCTCTCATGCTGACAGCAATTTTTGTGACCTTTGCATCGGCTTCCCGAGCTCTGGATCATGGCAAGGAGATGGAGAGGAATCTAGACTTCTCAGAGGCATCCATCACATTAGACCGGTCCCAAGCACTCATGATCCCTCTAGCGAGCTCTTGCAGCCTTCTGTTAATGTTCTATCTTTTCTCGTCGGTGTCCCACCTTGTCACTGCCTTTACAGCCATTGCCTCAGCCTCTGCGCTCTTCTTTTGTCTCTCCCCTTATGCTGCCTACATCATTTCCCAGTTCAATTTAATGGACCCATATGTCTCCAGATGCTGCTCCAAGTCTTGTACACGCAGCCAAGGAATTCTATTGCTGTTATGTATAGGAACTGTGGTGGCTTGGCTCGTTTCCGGGCATTGGGTTCTGAACAATTTATTGGGCATTGCCATATGTATGACATTTGTTAGCCATGTACGGCTGCCAAACATTAAGATCTGCGCATTGCTTCTTGTCTGCTTATTTGTGTATGATATTTTCTGGGTCTTCTTCTCGGAGAGGCTTTTTGGAGCGAATGTTATGGTCTCGGTTGCAACACAGAAGGCTTCTAACCCAATCCACACTGTGGCCAATAGCTTGAGCCTTCCGGGGTTGCAATTGATAGCAAAGAAGCTAGAGCTGCCTGTTAAGCTTGTCTTTCCGAGAAATTTGATGGGTGGGCTGATTCCTGGGAGCACTGCTGGCGAGTACATAATGCTGGGCCTTGGAGACATG GCCATTCCTGGAATGCTTCTTGCTTTGGTCCTCTGTTTTGACCATCAGAAGCATAGAGAAATGGATATTTCATCAGGCACATCTTCCTCAAAACGGCATAAATACATATGGTATGCACTTTCTGGTTATGCAGTTGGGCTGATCACTGCCTTGGCTGCTGGGATCTTGAGTCAGTCTCCTCAACCTGCTCTTCTTTATCTG GTTCCATCAACTTTGGGGCCTGTTATTTTCCTGTCATGGTTAAGAAATGAACTAAGGGAGCTGTGGGAAGGAGCCAGACCAATTTCAAATGACAAGGCTCATTCAATGGAGGTTTGA
- the LOC103699234 gene encoding F-box/kelch-repeat protein SKIP4, producing the protein MTTASMESVSEKCVQIEVSVAPLICGLPDDIALLCLARVPRRYHHVLRCVSKRWRDLLCSEEWLSCRRKNNLEETWIYVVARDKSNGNCCFVLDLDPARRCWKILQVIRSPCLAKHGFCVEALGKKLYVLGGCTWQIDAMDEVHCYDASKNKWEIAASMPTARCYFVSASLNNKLYVTSGHGSNSDSPNSWNIYDSSSSCWSSLKNPMLTPDIVKFIALDGKLYTIHRTWNGLLFAGVYDPSCSRWQGMKNEIALCSCGPTVVVDGTLYMLDETKGTKLMMWQKESEDWVALGRLSHELTRPPCKLLGIGRSICVIGQGLSTVVIDVDKAAKVGGMLVCSSFVPNFDCANHSVISCKTITI; encoded by the exons ATGACTACAGCTTCTATGGAAAGTGTATCTGAGAAATGTGTGCAAATCGAGGTGTCAGTTGCACCACTAATATGTGGTCTTCCAGATGACATTGCTCTTCTTTGCTTAGCAAGGGTTCCCCGACGGTATCACCATGTCCTTAGATGTGTCTCAAAGAGATGGAGAGATTTGTTATGCAGTGAAGAGTGGCTTTCCTGCCGCCGAAAAAATAATCTGGAGGAAACTTGGATTTATGTTGTTGCCAGAGACAAGTCAAATGGAAACTGCTGTTTTGTATTGGATCTGGATCCTGCAAGGCGATGTTGGAAAATCCTCCAAGTCATCCGATCTCCATGTTTAGCTAAGCATGGTTTTTGCGTTGAAGCTTTGGGAAAGAAATTATATGTGTTGGGTGGCTGTACCTGGCAAATAGATGCCATGGATGAAGTGCATTGTTACGATGCTTCCAAAAATAAGTGGGAGATAGCAGCTTCAATGCCGACGGCTAG GTGCTATTTTGTGTCAGCATCTTTGAACAACAAACTTTATGTTACCAGTGGACATGGGTCGAACTCAGATTCTCCAAATTCATGGAATATCTACGACTCTAGTTCAAGCTGCTGGAGCTCACTCAAGAATCCAATGCTGACTCCTGACATTGTGAAGTTCATTGCCTTAGATGGAAAGTTGTATACAATCCACAGGACCTGGAATGGTCTGCTATTTGCTGGTGTGTATGATCCATCATGCAGTAGGTGGCAGGGTATGAAAAATGAAATTGCCCTATGCTCATGCGGGCCCACAGTAGTTGTAGATGGCACCCTCTACATGTTGGATGAGactaaagggacaaagcttatGATGTGGCAGAAGGAGAGCGAGGATTGGGTGGCCCTTGGTAGGTTGTCACATGAGCTCACAAGGCCACCCTGTAAGCTTCTTGGCATTGGAAGGAGTATTTGTGTGATCGGGCAAGGATTGAGTACGGTGGTCATCGATGTGGATAAGGCAGCAAAGGTTGGAGGGATGTTGGTATGCTCTTCTTTTGTTCCTAATTTTGATTGTGCAAATCACTCCGTCATTAGCTGCAAGACCATCACCATCTGA
- the LOC103698568 gene encoding uncharacterized protein LOC103698568, giving the protein MMDAKDPPEEPTTASKDEPVQFDPSRMIGIIKRKALIKELASSYHNECLAYCQELLQLQRKWEEQQYIERKTSEDARKQVVMKPSKRPKKGVSRNL; this is encoded by the exons ATGATGGATGCGAAGGATCCTCCCGAGGAACCAACAACAGCTTCCAAAGATGAACCTGTTCAGTTTGATCCAAGCCGAA tgATTGGCATCATCAAAAGGAAGGCTTTGATAAAAGAACTTGCTTCTTCTTACCATAATGAGTGTCTTGCCTATTGCCAGGAGCTTCTGCAACTTCAAAGAAAGTGGGAAGAG CAACAGTATATTGAAAGAAAAACTTCCGAGGATGCTAGAAAGCAGGTGGTGATGAAGCCCTCTAAACGTCCGAAGAAGGGTGTCTCTAGGAATCTCTGA